Proteins encoded in a region of the Leptolyngbya subtilissima AS-A7 genome:
- a CDS encoding anthranilate synthase component II, with protein sequence MILVIDNYDSFTYNLVQYLGELGAELPVAGDLRVFRNDEITVDDITALKPDGIVISPGPGTPDDSGVSLEIIEKLGPTLPILGVCLGHQSIGQVFGGNVVRAAELMHGKTSPVFHTGQGVFAGLENPFLATRYHSLVIDRPTCPETLEITAWVEDGTIMGVQHRDYPHLQGVQFHPESILTESGLQILRNFLVSLPVPIAA encoded by the coding sequence ATGATTTTGGTCATCGACAACTACGACAGCTTCACCTACAACCTGGTACAGTACCTAGGCGAACTGGGGGCCGAGCTACCGGTGGCAGGCGACCTGCGGGTGTTTCGCAACGACGAGATCACAGTGGATGACATTACCGCTCTCAAACCCGACGGCATCGTCATCTCCCCTGGCCCTGGCACCCCCGACGACTCAGGGGTTTCGCTAGAGATCATCGAAAAGCTTGGCCCCACCCTGCCAATTCTCGGCGTGTGTCTAGGCCACCAGAGCATCGGTCAGGTGTTTGGCGGCAACGTGGTGCGCGCCGCTGAACTGATGCACGGCAAAACTTCTCCCGTCTTCCACACCGGTCAGGGCGTATTTGCCGGTCTAGAGAATCCTTTTTTGGCTACCCGCTACCACAGCCTGGTGATCGATCGCCCCACCTGCCCCGAGACCCTCGAAATCACTGCATGGGTCGAGGATGGCACCATCATGGGCGTGCAGCACCGCGACTACCCCCACCTGCAAGGGGTGCAGTTCCACCCCGAGAGCATTCTCACCGAGTCAGGCCTACAAATTTTGCGGAATTTTTTGGTATCGCTGCCGGTGCCAATCGCAGCCTAG
- a CDS encoding Uma2 family endonuclease translates to MSVTKSPVRWTTKDIEALPENEWVRYEIIDGELFVTRSPHHKHQQLAGRIFAALDNWAFSSGQGEASIMPGLIFSDADNVSPDVVWASTERIAQIQDEAGHFQGAPELVIEVLSPGKANEDRDRSAKLKLYSIQGVLEYWIVDRTAQRIEIYCREQAQLVLVATLLAQDTITSDLLPGFACEVARLFAARG, encoded by the coding sequence ATGAGCGTTACCAAAAGCCCAGTTCGCTGGACCACGAAAGACATCGAAGCGCTCCCTGAGAATGAGTGGGTTCGCTACGAGATTATCGACGGAGAGCTGTTTGTGACCAGGTCGCCTCACCACAAGCACCAGCAGCTGGCTGGCCGTATTTTTGCCGCGCTAGATAACTGGGCTTTCAGCTCTGGCCAAGGCGAGGCATCCATTATGCCGGGGCTGATTTTCTCCGATGCTGACAATGTTTCTCCTGATGTAGTCTGGGCAAGCACCGAGCGAATAGCCCAAATTCAAGACGAGGCGGGCCACTTCCAGGGGGCACCGGAGTTGGTCATCGAAGTGTTATCGCCGGGTAAAGCTAACGAAGACCGCGATCGCTCCGCCAAGCTTAAGCTCTACTCCATCCAAGGCGTCTTGGAATATTGGATTGTCGATCGCACGGCGCAGCGCATCGAGATCTACTGTCGCGAGCAGGCTCAGTTAGTCTTAGTTGCCACCCTTTTAGCCCAGGACACGATTACCTCAGACCTGCTGCCGGGATTTGCCTGCGAGGTAGCCCGCTTGTTTGCAGCGCGAGGTTAA
- the crtI gene encoding phytoene desaturase family protein, with protein sequence MGRKQAIVIGAGVGGLSMGIRLQSLGFDTTIVEALDAPGGRAYVRREQGFTFDMGPTVITVPHFIEELFSLERDRANLTAEDFPSTILDENKRIKEGISGGPNTSRYVQIVPILPFYRIYFDDGTFFDYDGDEAHTHEQILALGEPGDLEGYKRFHEQARAIFERGFLELGYTHFGDVGTMLKVAPDLLKLDAVRNLFRFSGRYFKSDKLRQVFTFEPLLVGGNPLSVPAIYAMIHFVEKTWGIHFAMGGTGALVQGFVKKFEDLGGKIRYNAPVSKINVIRKDGKKVATGVTLGDGLTMTADAVVSNADWATTYGKLIEPQYRFWNSDLRVKVSQQSMSVFVIYFGFKADGNETEKLRHHSIILGPRYEELLKDIFGRKILPKDFSQYLHLPTLTDPSLAPPGHHAAYTLVPMPNNKSGIDWSEVGDRLRDIVFDFLDERGYLPNLRERLVCHSYITPDYFENTLDAYAGNAFGLEPLLVQSAFFRPHNRSEDIHGLYLVGAGTQPGAGTPSVMMSAKMAARLVAEDYGVDDAIVSGQASPELSIR encoded by the coding sequence ATGGGCCGGAAACAGGCGATCGTGATTGGGGCTGGGGTAGGCGGGCTATCCATGGGTATTCGTCTGCAAAGCCTGGGGTTTGACACCACCATCGTTGAGGCACTGGATGCCCCTGGTGGGCGGGCCTATGTGCGCCGCGAGCAGGGCTTTACCTTCGACATGGGGCCGACGGTGATCACGGTGCCCCACTTTATTGAAGAGCTATTTTCGCTGGAGCGCGATCGCGCCAACCTGACTGCCGAAGATTTTCCCTCCACCATCCTCGATGAGAACAAGCGCATCAAAGAAGGGATTTCTGGTGGGCCCAACACTAGCCGCTACGTGCAGATCGTGCCGATTCTGCCCTTCTACCGCATCTACTTTGACGATGGCACCTTCTTCGACTACGACGGCGACGAAGCCCATACCCACGAGCAGATTCTGGCCCTGGGCGAACCGGGCGATCTAGAGGGCTATAAGCGCTTCCACGAGCAGGCCCGCGCCATCTTTGAGCGGGGCTTTTTAGAGCTGGGCTACACCCACTTTGGCGATGTCGGCACCATGCTCAAGGTCGCTCCTGACCTGCTCAAGCTCGATGCCGTGCGCAACCTGTTTCGCTTTAGCGGCCGTTACTTTAAAAGCGACAAGCTGCGCCAGGTGTTCACCTTTGAGCCGCTGCTGGTGGGCGGCAACCCCCTGTCGGTGCCTGCCATCTACGCCATGATCCACTTTGTCGAAAAAACTTGGGGCATTCACTTTGCTATGGGCGGCACTGGGGCGCTGGTGCAGGGCTTTGTGAAAAAATTTGAGGATCTGGGCGGCAAGATCAGGTACAACGCGCCGGTCAGTAAAATCAACGTCATCCGCAAAGACGGCAAGAAGGTAGCCACGGGCGTCACCCTAGGCGACGGCTTGACGATGACGGCCGATGCCGTCGTGTCGAATGCCGACTGGGCTACCACCTACGGCAAGCTGATCGAGCCCCAGTACCGCTTTTGGAACAGTGACCTGCGGGTGAAGGTCTCCCAGCAGTCGATGTCGGTGTTTGTGATCTATTTTGGTTTCAAGGCTGACGGCAACGAAACCGAGAAGCTGCGCCATCACAGCATCATTCTTGGCCCCCGCTACGAAGAGCTGCTCAAAGATATCTTTGGCCGCAAGATCCTTCCTAAAGATTTCTCCCAGTATCTGCACCTGCCGACCCTCACTGACCCGTCGCTAGCGCCTCCTGGACATCATGCGGCCTACACCCTAGTGCCCATGCCCAACAACAAGTCGGGCATTGACTGGTCTGAGGTGGGCGATCGCCTGCGCGACATCGTCTTCGACTTCCTCGATGAACGTGGATATCTGCCCAATCTGAGGGAGCGGCTGGTGTGCCACAGCTACATCACCCCCGACTACTTTGAAAACACCCTCGATGCCTACGCGGGCAATGCCTTTGGCCTCGAACCTCTGCTGGTGCAGTCGGCCTTTTTCCGGCCCCACAACCGCAGCGAAGACATCCACGGCCTCTACCTGGTAGGGGCAGGCACCCAGCCCGGCGCTGGCACTCCCAGCGTGATGATGTCGGCCAAGATGGCGGCGCGGCTAGTGGCGGAGGATTATGGCGTAGATGATGCGATCGTTAGTGGTCAGGCAAGCCCCGAGCTAAGCATCCGATAG
- a CDS encoding MBL fold metallo-hydrolase, with translation MKRRQLLGYAGAGLGATLGLGLVGSAAQAQTAGITIRSLGHTAFLFTGGGRRILVNPFRRIGCTAGFPSPAVPADLVMISSRLFDEGYLEDLPNEPRVLTDPGIYDFENLRVQGILTPHDRQGGRRFGNNTVWKWTQGGVTIVHMGGAAAPLGVEEQILLGRPDIMLVPVGGGPKAYTPAEAVQAVQVLKPKIAIPTHYLTTVAGESCELSPVDEFLSLMQGTPVTRAANGSLSLRPSDLPSQGTRIQVYQYPRA, from the coding sequence ATGAAACGGCGACAACTACTGGGTTATGCAGGGGCAGGGTTGGGTGCCACCCTGGGGCTAGGGCTAGTTGGCTCCGCAGCCCAGGCTCAGACCGCAGGCATCACCATTCGCAGCCTGGGCCATACGGCCTTTCTCTTCACCGGCGGCGGGCGACGCATTTTGGTCAACCCCTTTCGCCGCATTGGCTGCACTGCTGGCTTCCCCTCCCCGGCCGTGCCTGCCGACCTGGTCATGATCAGCAGCCGCCTGTTTGACGAAGGCTATCTGGAGGACCTTCCCAATGAGCCTCGCGTGCTCACCGACCCCGGCATCTATGACTTTGAGAACCTGAGAGTGCAGGGCATTCTTACCCCCCACGATCGCCAGGGCGGGCGGCGCTTTGGCAACAACACTGTCTGGAAATGGACCCAGGGCGGCGTCACCATCGTCCACATGGGCGGAGCCGCTGCACCGCTGGGGGTAGAGGAGCAGATTTTGCTAGGCCGCCCAGATATTATGCTGGTACCCGTGGGCGGTGGCCCCAAGGCCTACACCCCTGCCGAGGCGGTGCAAGCCGTGCAGGTGCTAAAGCCCAAAATTGCGATTCCGACCCACTATTTGACGACGGTTGCTGGCGAAAGCTGCGAACTTTCCCCCGTGGACGAGTTTCTGAGTCTGATGCAGGGCACTCCAGTCACCCGTGCCGCCAACGGTTCCTTGAGCTTGCGCCCCAGCGACTTGCCCAGTCAGGGAACGCGGATTCAGGTTTATCAGTACCCTAGAGCGTAG
- a CDS encoding aminopeptidase P N-terminal domain-containing protein, translating into MTSSYAHRRQRAMDLIGGGTAVFASAPPAVMHNDVDYPFRQDSNFYYLTGFNEPGAVAVLAPHHDEHRFVLFVRPKDPEKETWSGYRVGVDLAKERFGADEVYPIGELDEHLPKYLEKADRLYYHFGHDQALNNQVMRHWQRLLATYYKRGTGPVAIEDASLMMQALRRVKSAEELDLLRRAIAIAAKAHNHARDITRPGRFEYEIQAEMEHIFRLEGAMGPAYTSIVASGANACILHYVENNCQMQEGDLLLIDAGCAYDYYNADITRTFPVGGRFSDEQRILYELVLEAQLRAIAAVKPGAPFNEFHDAATRTITEGLVELGLLAGNVDTLVEEKKHKAFFMHGTGHFLGLDVHDAGILRNPDKTWQPFEVGNVVTVEPGIYISPTYEPVEGQPQIDDRWRGIGIRIEDDVLVNETGCEVLTAAVPKTLKDMER; encoded by the coding sequence ATGACCTCCTCCTACGCCCACCGTCGTCAGCGCGCCATGGACCTCATTGGTGGCGGCACGGCCGTTTTTGCCAGCGCCCCTCCGGCGGTGATGCACAACGACGTAGACTACCCCTTTCGTCAGGACAGCAATTTTTACTACCTGACGGGATTCAACGAGCCGGGCGCGGTGGCCGTGCTGGCTCCCCACCACGATGAGCACAGGTTTGTGCTGTTTGTGCGCCCTAAGGATCCTGAAAAAGAAACCTGGTCGGGCTACCGAGTCGGGGTAGATCTGGCCAAGGAGCGCTTTGGGGCCGATGAGGTCTACCCCATTGGCGAGCTCGACGAGCACCTGCCCAAGTATTTAGAAAAGGCCGATCGCCTTTACTACCACTTTGGCCATGACCAAGCTTTGAATAACCAGGTAATGCGCCACTGGCAGCGGCTGCTGGCCACCTACTACAAGCGCGGTACCGGCCCGGTCGCCATCGAAGACGCCAGCCTAATGATGCAGGCCCTGCGGCGGGTGAAGTCAGCAGAGGAGTTGGATCTGTTGAGAAGGGCGATCGCGATCGCCGCCAAAGCCCACAACCACGCCCGCGACATCACCCGCCCCGGTCGCTTTGAGTACGAAATTCAGGCGGAGATGGAGCACATCTTTCGTCTGGAGGGGGCGATGGGGCCAGCCTACACCTCGATTGTGGCCTCGGGGGCCAACGCCTGCATTCTGCACTACGTCGAGAACAACTGCCAGATGCAGGAGGGCGACCTGCTGCTGATCGACGCGGGCTGCGCCTACGACTACTACAACGCTGACATTACCCGCACCTTTCCGGTGGGGGGGCGCTTTAGCGATGAGCAGCGAATTTTGTATGAGCTGGTGCTGGAGGCGCAGCTGCGGGCGATCGCCGCCGTTAAACCCGGTGCCCCCTTCAACGAATTCCACGATGCCGCTACCCGCACCATTACCGAGGGGCTAGTGGAACTAGGCTTGCTGGCGGGCAACGTGGACACCCTGGTCGAAGAGAAGAAGCACAAGGCCTTCTTTATGCACGGCACTGGCCACTTCTTGGGGCTAGACGTGCATGACGCGGGCATTTTGCGCAATCCCGATAAGACCTGGCAGCCGTTTGAGGTCGGCAACGTGGTCACGGTCGAGCCGGGTATCTACATTTCCCCCACCTATGAGCCGGTAGAGGGGCAGCCCCAGATCGACGATCGCTGGCGAGGCATCGGCATTCGCATCGAAGACGACGTGTTGGTGAACGAAACCGGCTGCGAGGTTCTAACCGCTGCGGTGCCCAAAACACTAAAAGATATGGAACGTTGA
- a CDS encoding DUF1190 domain-containing protein, which yields MAYPKPNSQPLQTHFIYRQQLHSSLALAAVFASLLAGCDNSSSTISDQNAEEAIPAVFYETTEQCEADITKQQQEYQVLLEAHQQNQLAQPPTPPVMKVEDCAPQMQAAQQEHDRTAPVYSSLADCQAEGVQCETTPANAETSGYRPAYGGTFLYPYSSPSFVYLNFGGTNRSVYQPHTVFRSSQPGQVVTPLGRTVPQTSPGPVSVPRHTSVVAPQRPTGTAARGTITGRSSQGFGSTFKSTGRGGK from the coding sequence ATGGCATATCCAAAACCAAATTCCCAGCCTCTGCAAACCCACTTTATCTATCGACAGCAACTCCACAGCAGTCTAGCTTTGGCGGCGGTGTTTGCTTCTCTGCTGGCTGGGTGCGACAACAGCAGCTCCACTATCAGCGACCAAAACGCTGAGGAGGCGATTCCGGCGGTGTTTTACGAAACCACGGAGCAATGCGAAGCCGACATTACCAAACAGCAGCAAGAATATCAGGTCTTACTTGAGGCCCATCAGCAGAATCAACTGGCTCAGCCCCCCACTCCCCCCGTGATGAAGGTTGAGGACTGCGCACCACAGATGCAGGCCGCTCAGCAGGAACACGATCGCACCGCTCCGGTCTATTCCAGCCTGGCAGACTGCCAGGCCGAAGGGGTACAGTGTGAAACCACGCCCGCCAACGCTGAAACTAGTGGCTACCGGCCGGCCTATGGCGGCACCTTTCTCTACCCCTATAGTTCTCCCAGCTTTGTCTATCTCAATTTTGGTGGCACCAACCGCAGCGTCTATCAACCCCACACCGTCTTCCGCAGCAGTCAGCCCGGGCAGGTAGTTACCCCCCTCGGACGCACCGTTCCCCAAACCAGCCCCGGGCCGGTGTCGGTGCCGCGCCACACCAGTGTAGTCGCCCCCCAACGACCCACCGGCACCGCAGCTAGGGGCACCATTACCGGTCGCAGCAGCCAGGGATTTGGCTCAACCTTCAAAAGTACGGGTAGGGGTGGAAAGTAG
- a CDS encoding glutathionylspermidine synthase family protein: MKPFKVVRRRNWQQHIQANAYQTEVLSDPKQQYWVEALPQPFALQFDTQEETAIASATEQLWQMCVEFLDWFFTDHEPGDVDQRLASLQIRPDYWPAIKASWDRTDPVEDLSLCTRFDLVVTEDGQIKLIEINGETPLLGAETIYQWNWLVDYKRNHQTGSFPLPNDASQFNEFWDMVAGQWRRIAEAYNLRQTGISFLVDENLEEDLEMAMQLIQILHDEVDSDIYTQIVYLRGLQDEQGQEVQRGLGLDEEGYFVDHVNDRIPVLWKIYDWSDIQNDMANAQATPVLANRLEAGDIKVIEPLWKQVLSNKGAMALMWDQFKASDYSPYLLATYFDSDISPEATKLMLEMHVKKPMLGLEGVGTSIETGVGELEKRDTLGYGSEGFVIQDYIELPQAFGYHYMVGSWVINGEAAGIILRGDTSRITGRHCLIIPHIVSDDGLYIAGI, encoded by the coding sequence ATGAAACCCTTCAAGGTAGTTCGACGTCGCAACTGGCAGCAGCACATCCAAGCCAACGCATACCAAACTGAGGTATTGAGCGACCCAAAGCAGCAATATTGGGTCGAGGCCCTGCCCCAGCCCTTTGCTCTCCAGTTTGATACGCAGGAAGAAACTGCGATCGCATCTGCCACCGAGCAATTGTGGCAGATGTGCGTAGAGTTTTTAGACTGGTTCTTCACCGACCACGAGCCGGGGGATGTCGATCAGCGTTTAGCCAGCTTACAAATTCGTCCCGATTACTGGCCAGCGATCAAGGCTAGCTGGGACCGCACCGACCCAGTAGAAGACCTCTCCCTCTGCACTCGATTTGATCTGGTGGTTACCGAAGACGGTCAAATCAAACTGATCGAAATCAACGGTGAAACGCCGCTGCTGGGGGCAGAAACTATTTATCAGTGGAACTGGTTGGTCGACTACAAGCGCAACCACCAAACTGGCTCATTTCCCCTACCCAACGACGCCAGCCAGTTCAACGAGTTTTGGGACATGGTAGCTGGTCAATGGCGGCGCATCGCTGAGGCCTACAACCTGCGCCAAACGGGCATCTCCTTCCTAGTCGATGAGAACCTAGAGGAAGATCTAGAAATGGCCATGCAGCTGATCCAGATCCTCCACGACGAGGTGGATAGCGACATCTACACCCAAATTGTCTACCTACGGGGCCTCCAAGATGAGCAGGGCCAAGAGGTGCAGCGGGGGCTGGGGCTAGATGAAGAAGGCTATTTCGTCGATCACGTGAACGATCGCATTCCAGTGCTGTGGAAAATCTACGACTGGTCTGACATTCAAAACGATATGGCCAACGCTCAAGCAACCCCTGTTCTGGCTAATCGTCTAGAGGCTGGAGATATCAAGGTGATCGAACCCCTCTGGAAGCAGGTGCTCTCTAATAAAGGGGCCATGGCCCTAATGTGGGACCAGTTCAAAGCCTCTGACTATAGCCCCTATTTGTTAGCAACCTACTTCGACAGCGACATTTCCCCTGAGGCCACAAAGCTGATGTTGGAGATGCACGTCAAAAAGCCCATGCTGGGGCTAGAGGGGGTGGGTACCTCAATTGAAACGGGGGTCGGTGAACTGGAGAAACGGGACACCCTAGGCTACGGTTCAGAAGGGTTTGTCATTCAAGACTATATCGAACTTCCCCAGGCCTTTGGCTACCACTACATGGTCGGTAGCTGGGTCATCAACGGCGAGGCAGCGGGCATCATCCTGCGCGGAGACACCTCGCGCATCACAGGACGCCACTGCCTGATCATTCCCCACATTGTCTCCGATGATGGGCTCTATATTGCCGGTATTTAG